Proteins co-encoded in one Malus sylvestris chromosome 7, drMalSylv7.2, whole genome shotgun sequence genomic window:
- the LOC126629685 gene encoding acyl-CoA-binding domain-containing protein 1-like isoform X1: protein MGGEWQQLLQSIILGLIFSYLLAKLIAIVISFKEDNLSLTRARAAAPAPADTNPPPLKPEPRDDQLRSADLSSAAIEAESVVAEHGSVRNESSEADSDDDWEGVESTELDELFSAATAFVAAAAVDRQKVSSDAQLKLYGLYKIATEGPCSAPQPSALKMTARAKWQAWQKLGAMPPEDAMEKYIDIVTELYPNWAAGLTVKSRGGEGSASGNDSNGPMGPVFSTFVYEEESEKDLKMDAIHAFAREGEVDNLLKCIESGVSVDQKDSEGRTPLHWAVDRGHLNMTELLVSKNANVNEKDNEGQTALHYAVLCDRESIAEFLVKQNADTSAKDNDGNSPCDVCESNWPWFQGAKEKSH, encoded by the exons ATGGGCGGAGAGTGGCAGCAGCTCCTCCAATCGATAATCCTCGGCCTCATTTTCTCCTACCTCCTCGCCAAGCTCATCGCCATAGTCATCTCCTTCAAGGAAGACAATCTCAGCCTCACTCGCGCTCGAGCTGCCGCCCCCGCCCCCGCCGACACCAATCCGCCGCCGCTCAAACCCGAGCCCCGCGACGACCAGCTTCGCTCCGCCGATTTGAGCTCCGCGGCAATCGAGGCCGAATCGGTCGTCGCCGAGCACGGCAGCGTCAGGAACGAGAGCAGCGAAGCTGACAGTGACGATGACTGGGAAGGCGTGGAGAGTACGGAATTGGACGAGCTGTTCAGCGCGGCGACGGCGTTTGTCGCGGCGGCTGCGGTGGATCGGCAGAAGGTGTCGAGTGATGCGCAGTTGAAGCTTTATGGGCTTTACAAGATTGCTACTGAGGGACCCTGCAGCGCCCCGCAGCCATCTGCTTTGAAAATGACTGCTCGCGCCAAATG GCAAGCTTGGCAGAAATTGGGTGCTATGCCTCCTGAAGATGCTATGGAGAAGTACATTGATATTGTCACAGAGCTTTATCCTAATTGGGCAGCAGGTTTGACTGTG AAGAGCAGAGGTGGAGAAGGTAGTGCATCTGGTAATGATTCTAATGGACCAATGGGACCGGTTTTCAGCACCTTTGTTTACGAGGAAGAATCTGAAAAGGATTT AAAGATGGATGCTATTCATGCCTTTGCCAGAGAAGGAGAAGTGGATAATTTGCTTAAATGCATTGAAAGTGGCGTTTCAGTGGATCAGAAAG ATAGTGAGGGAAGGACCCCATTGCATTGGGCTGTGGATCGTGGTCACCTGAACATGACAGAGCTGCTAGTTAGCAAGAATGCCAATGTTAATGAAAAG GACAATGAGGGGCAAACCGCATTGCATTACGCTGTTTTGTGTGACAGAGAAAGCATTGCTGAATTTCTTGTGAAGCAAAATGCAGACACAAGTGCAAAGGACAACGATGGCAACTCTCCCTGTGATGTCTGTGAGTCAAACTGGCCTTGGTTTCAGGGTGCAAAGGAGAAGAGTCACTGA
- the LOC126629685 gene encoding acyl-CoA-binding domain-containing protein 1-like isoform X2: MGGEWQQLLQSIILGLIFSYLLAKLIAIVISFKEDNLSLTRARAAAPAPADTNPPPLKPEPRDDQLRSADLSSAAIEAESVVAEHGSVRNESSEADSDDDWEGVESTELDELFSAATAFVAAAAVDRQKVSSDAQLKLYGLYKIATEGPCSAPQPSALKMTARAKWQAWQKLGAMPPEDAMEKYIDIVTELYPNWAAGLTVSRGGEGSASGNDSNGPMGPVFSTFVYEEESEKDLKMDAIHAFAREGEVDNLLKCIESGVSVDQKDSEGRTPLHWAVDRGHLNMTELLVSKNANVNEKDNEGQTALHYAVLCDRESIAEFLVKQNADTSAKDNDGNSPCDVCESNWPWFQGAKEKSH; encoded by the exons ATGGGCGGAGAGTGGCAGCAGCTCCTCCAATCGATAATCCTCGGCCTCATTTTCTCCTACCTCCTCGCCAAGCTCATCGCCATAGTCATCTCCTTCAAGGAAGACAATCTCAGCCTCACTCGCGCTCGAGCTGCCGCCCCCGCCCCCGCCGACACCAATCCGCCGCCGCTCAAACCCGAGCCCCGCGACGACCAGCTTCGCTCCGCCGATTTGAGCTCCGCGGCAATCGAGGCCGAATCGGTCGTCGCCGAGCACGGCAGCGTCAGGAACGAGAGCAGCGAAGCTGACAGTGACGATGACTGGGAAGGCGTGGAGAGTACGGAATTGGACGAGCTGTTCAGCGCGGCGACGGCGTTTGTCGCGGCGGCTGCGGTGGATCGGCAGAAGGTGTCGAGTGATGCGCAGTTGAAGCTTTATGGGCTTTACAAGATTGCTACTGAGGGACCCTGCAGCGCCCCGCAGCCATCTGCTTTGAAAATGACTGCTCGCGCCAAATG GCAAGCTTGGCAGAAATTGGGTGCTATGCCTCCTGAAGATGCTATGGAGAAGTACATTGATATTGTCACAGAGCTTTATCCTAATTGGGCAGCAGGTTTGACTGTG AGCAGAGGTGGAGAAGGTAGTGCATCTGGTAATGATTCTAATGGACCAATGGGACCGGTTTTCAGCACCTTTGTTTACGAGGAAGAATCTGAAAAGGATTT AAAGATGGATGCTATTCATGCCTTTGCCAGAGAAGGAGAAGTGGATAATTTGCTTAAATGCATTGAAAGTGGCGTTTCAGTGGATCAGAAAG ATAGTGAGGGAAGGACCCCATTGCATTGGGCTGTGGATCGTGGTCACCTGAACATGACAGAGCTGCTAGTTAGCAAGAATGCCAATGTTAATGAAAAG GACAATGAGGGGCAAACCGCATTGCATTACGCTGTTTTGTGTGACAGAGAAAGCATTGCTGAATTTCTTGTGAAGCAAAATGCAGACACAAGTGCAAAGGACAACGATGGCAACTCTCCCTGTGATGTCTGTGAGTCAAACTGGCCTTGGTTTCAGGGTGCAAAGGAGAAGAGTCACTGA
- the LOC126627680 gene encoding glucan endo-1,3-beta-glucosidase yields MGNFALNFASSRRCILLLLVSIFVQGGEGSIGVNYGTMASDLPPPAKVAHFLLESTIINRVRLFDTNPDILRAFAHTGIAVTITIPNDQIPHLTKIRSAQQWLKTNVQPHIPATNIVRILVGNEVLSTTNKLFITGLVPAMQALHNALVDASWDRQIKVSTPHSLGILSSSTPPSSGKFRQGYDIHVLKPLLTFLQSTNSPFMVNPYPYFGYSPETLDFALFRPNPGVLDGNTKMLYTNMLDAQLDAVFSAMKLVGFEDLEIVIAETGWPSQGDPAQVGVDAQSAEDYNRNLIQHVTSGYGTPLMPNRTFETFVFSLFNENLKPGPTPERNFGLFRPDMTPTYNVGVLRHTASSTTPKNSGPGPVPVLAPASPPQSRGGKLWCLPKKGADPEALQKNIDYVCGLGLNCGPIKQGGLCFMPNTVRAHAAYAMNVYFQAMGRKDSDCDFEQTGATTAVDPSYGKCKY; encoded by the exons ATGGGAAATTTTGCTCTCAATTTTGCATCGTCTAGAAGATGCATTTTGCTCCTTCTCGTCTCAATCTTCGTTCAAG GAGGGGAAGGATCTATAGGAGTGAACTATGGCACGATGGCGAGTGACCTTCCTCCGCCGGCCAAAGTCGCCCACTTCCTTCTGGAATCCACCATTATCAACCGTGTTAGGCTCTTTGACACCAACCCCGACATACTCCGAGCCTTTGCTCACACCGGCATCGCCGTCACAATTACCATCCCAAATGACCAAATCCCCCACCTCACCAAGATACGCTCCGCCCAACAGTGGCTTAAAACCAACGTCCAGCCTCATATCCCAGCCACCAACATTGTCCGAATTTTAGTAGGCAACGAAGTATTATCCACCACGAACAAGTTGTTCATTACTGGCCTTGTCCCTGCCATGCAAGCCCTCCACAATGCCCTAGTAGATGCGTCCTGGGACCGCCAAATTAAGGTCTCTACCCCACACTCTCTAGGCATTCTCTCCAGCTCAACCCCACCTTCCTCCGGCAAATTTAGACAAGGCTACGACATCCATGTCCTTAAACCTTTGCTCACTTTCTTGCAATCCACCAATTCTCCTTTCATGGTGAACCCGTATCCGTATTTCGGATACTCCCCCGAAACGCTTGATTTCGCGCTTTTCCGGCCAAATCCCGGTGTGCTTGATGGGAATACTAAAATGCTATACACCAACATGTTGGATGCACAATTAGATGCTGTTTTTTCAGCTATGAAACTTGTGGGCTTTGAGGACCTTGAGATTGTTATTGCCGAAACAGGTTGGCCCTCTCAGGGTGATCCGGCCCAAGTTGGGGTTGACGCACAGAGTGCTGAGGATTACAATCGAAATCTCATTCAACACGTGACATCAGGTTATGGCACCCCGTTAATGCCAAACCGAACTTTTGAGACTTTCGTATTTTCCTTGTTCAATGAAAATCTCAAGCCCGGCCCAACACCAGAgaggaattttgggctttttcGACCCGACATGACGCCGACCTACAACGTCGGAGTCCTTCGGCACACG GCTAGTTCGACTACACCTAAGAACTCAGGCCCAGGCCCAGTCCCAGTGTTGGCACCGGCGAGCCCGCCGCAATCACGCGGCGGTAAATTATGGTGCTTGCCCAAGAAAGGGGCCGACCCGGAGGCACTGCAGAAGAATATTGATTATGTTTGTGGGCTGGGATTGAATTGTGGGCCAATCAAACAAGGTGGGCTGTGCTTTATGCCCAACACAGTTAGAGCCCATGCTGCGTATGCCATGAATGTCTACTTTCAAGCAATGGGAAGGAAGGATTCTGATTGTGATTTTGAACAGACTGGCGCCACCACTGCCGTCGATCCAA GCTATGGAAAGTGCAAGTATTGA